A single Armatimonadota bacterium DNA region contains:
- a CDS encoding PQQ-dependent sugar dehydrogenase, which translates to MTWENVVTGLSNPINFEFVSDKNPTEMWVTEKNTGRVKHIFNGTVRIVLDLQVSNSTDRGLLGIVKHPDFEQNRWVYLYYSTSPSGEGADWLSNRVVRFEWTGDEFINPLLIWETFTDPNQPNGNWHQGGVMAFGPDRKLYIVTGDLHRGRIWAGRIEQNTHATLPSGVGGILRLNDDGTTPSDNPFVSHSAESIRRMWTYGLRNSFGIEFDPRTGILWYTENGPDFWDEINYVERGGMNSGWLLIMGPDSRDARYPENNQTAFNASNLVNLPNSYYQDPVFSWYNTIGPIACKFITSARFSGDWSENLFMTDTNTAGLYLFKMRPDRKGFLLDGPLSDQVADNLAEREMNRIGSTFWTITDVKFGADGFMYLLGHAHGRILRIRPVSPPPVLNGKAVLENYAALPLNMPITIRLRNETTNELHDPINSVLDWKGNFSVRAPSGGTFSGSIKVGTYLSQSIEEFTLAANGYIYLDPAFGANGDVNGDDIVDDADLLIVLESFGTDGLGDVNGDGIVDDLDLAIVLESFGLAGHQP; encoded by the coding sequence ATGACTTGGGAAAACGTTGTAACCGGCCTATCCAACCCCATCAACTTTGAGTTCGTCAGCGACAAGAACCCGACCGAAATGTGGGTAACGGAAAAGAACACCGGGCGCGTAAAGCACATCTTCAACGGAACCGTCCGGATTGTGCTAGACCTGCAAGTCTCAAACAGCACCGACCGCGGGCTGCTCGGTATCGTCAAGCATCCCGACTTTGAGCAGAATCGTTGGGTCTATCTCTACTATTCGACATCGCCCTCAGGCGAAGGCGCCGATTGGCTCTCTAATCGAGTCGTGCGATTTGAGTGGACCGGAGACGAGTTCATCAACCCCCTGCTCATCTGGGAGACCTTTACCGATCCCAACCAGCCCAACGGCAACTGGCACCAGGGCGGCGTCATGGCGTTCGGCCCCGATCGCAAACTCTATATCGTAACAGGCGACCTCCACCGAGGACGCATCTGGGCCGGTCGAATCGAGCAGAATACTCACGCAACCCTTCCATCGGGCGTTGGCGGCATCCTTAGGCTTAACGACGACGGCACAACCCCAAGCGACAACCCGTTTGTCAGCCACTCAGCGGAGTCTATTCGCCGCATGTGGACATACGGTCTGCGCAACTCCTTTGGCATCGAATTTGATCCGCGCACTGGCATCCTCTGGTACACGGAGAACGGCCCCGACTTTTGGGACGAGATCAATTATGTGGAGCGCGGCGGCATGAACAGCGGCTGGCTCCTGATCATGGGGCCCGATAGCCGCGATGCCCGATACCCCGAGAACAACCAGACCGCATTTAACGCCTCGAACCTGGTCAACTTGCCAAACAGTTACTACCAAGACCCTGTGTTCAGCTGGTATAACACGATCGGCCCCATTGCATGTAAATTCATCACGAGCGCCCGCTTCTCGGGCGATTGGTCGGAAAACCTCTTCATGACCGATACCAACACAGCTGGCCTTTATCTCTTCAAGATGAGGCCAGACCGCAAGGGTTTTCTGCTTGACGGCCCTCTTAGCGACCAAGTTGCCGACAACCTGGCAGAACGCGAGATGAATCGCATAGGATCGACGTTCTGGACGATCACCGACGTCAAGTTTGGAGCGGACGGCTTCATGTACCTGCTAGGACATGCGCACGGTCGAATTCTCCGAATCCGACCCGTCAGTCCGCCGCCCGTTCTGAATGGCAAGGCAGTGCTCGAGAACTATGCCGCTTTGCCTCTCAACATGCCGATCACGATCAGACTTCGAAACGAAACGACCAACGAACTCCACGATCCGATCAACAGCGTCTTGGACTGGAAGGGCAACTTCAGCGTTCGGGCTCCATCAGGCGGTACGTTCTCGGGTTCGATCAAGGTGGGAACTTATCTCAGTCAGAGCATCGAAGAGTTCACTTTGGCGGCCAACGGGTACATCTATCTCGATCCTGCCTTTGGCGCCAACGGCGATGTGAACGGCGACGACATCGTGGACGACGCGGACCTGCTCATAGTGCTTGAATCGTTCGGCACAGATGGTTTGGGCGATGTCAACGGAGACGGCATCGTTGACGATCTCGATCTCGCCATTGTCCTTGAGTCCTTTGGTCTGGCCGGACACCAACCCTAA
- a CDS encoding metallophosphoesterase produces MLIAVISDSHDNLTTLDRAVDLALERGVERLLHAGDIIAPFAAKRLERLGKPVTAIFGNNDGERLGLHRFMSPFGEIRQQPWQGEIAGVRIAMFHEPEPVQAVALSGLFDLVVYGHTHKVDVRQEGGCQILNPGELGGWQTGNPTMALVRLPELEIEIVQI; encoded by the coding sequence ATGCTGATTGCGGTGATCTCGGACAGCCACGACAATCTGACAACCTTGGATCGCGCGGTCGATCTGGCGCTCGAACGGGGCGTCGAGCGGCTGCTCCATGCGGGAGACATCATCGCTCCCTTTGCCGCCAAGCGATTGGAGCGGCTGGGCAAGCCGGTTACGGCGATCTTTGGCAATAACGACGGCGAGCGGTTAGGCCTTCATCGCTTTATGAGCCCTTTCGGCGAGATTCGACAGCAACCGTGGCAGGGCGAGATCGCGGGTGTGAGGATAGCGATGTTTCACGAGCCAGAACCGGTGCAGGCGGTTGCCCTCAGCGGATTGTTCGACCTGGTCGTCTATGGCCACACCCATAAGGTCGATGTTCGGCAAGAGGGGGGCTGCCAGATTTTGAACCCGGGCGAACTGGGCGGATGGCAAACGGGCAACCCGACGATGGCGCTTGTCAGGCTGCCCGAGTTAGAGATCGAGATCGTTCAGATTTAG
- a CDS encoding 2-oxo acid dehydrogenase subunit E2, which produces MPTSVVMPELGESIVEGTIVRWLKNVGESVAEDEPIVEIMTDKVNTELPAPATGIMQQILAKEGETVLVGQELAVISEDGVVAKKSGPPPIQESEGFYADSAPAPAPTPAAAPVVAAPAANKGSRRYSPLVSRMAKDHGLSEAELSGLSGTGSGGRVSKRDLVAYLEGRKAPSFEAPRPVVVGEGDEIIPFTGLRKVIADKLTHSYQTLVHVTTVMQADVTKLVEFRDRNKESFQAQFGVRLTYSPFFLKAVTEALVEYPMMNASIEGDKIIVHKYVNLGVAVALGAKGEGGLVVPVIRDAHKKSLIDLAKDLEELAKKARESRITTNDLMGGTFTVTNTGTYGALIGTPIINAPQSAVMGTYAIVKQPVAIDDMIAIRSMMNLCMSYDHRLIDGMYAGQFLKRVKSLIEEFDFFK; this is translated from the coding sequence ATGCCAACGTCGGTCGTCATGCCTGAACTGGGGGAAAGCATAGTCGAGGGCACCATTGTGCGATGGCTTAAGAACGTCGGCGAATCGGTCGCCGAAGACGAGCCGATCGTCGAGATCATGACCGACAAAGTGAACACCGAGCTTCCGGCGCCCGCCACCGGCATTATGCAGCAGATTTTGGCCAAGGAAGGCGAGACCGTATTAGTAGGACAAGAGTTAGCGGTGATCTCCGAGGACGGCGTCGTCGCCAAGAAGAGCGGTCCGCCCCCCATTCAAGAGAGCGAGGGATTCTATGCCGACTCGGCTCCGGCCCCGGCTCCAACGCCCGCCGCCGCGCCGGTTGTCGCTGCGCCTGCGGCGAACAAGGGCTCGCGACGCTACTCGCCGTTGGTGTCGCGAATGGCAAAGGACCATGGGTTGTCCGAGGCTGAATTGAGCGGCCTATCGGGAACAGGGAGCGGCGGTCGAGTCTCCAAGCGCGATTTAGTGGCCTATCTGGAGGGTCGAAAGGCGCCCAGTTTTGAGGCGCCTCGTCCGGTCGTTGTGGGCGAGGGCGACGAGATCATCCCCTTTACGGGCTTGCGAAAGGTCATTGCGGACAAACTGACCCATAGCTACCAGACGCTTGTGCACGTTACGACGGTGATGCAGGCGGACGTAACGAAGCTGGTCGAGTTCCGCGACCGCAACAAAGAGAGTTTTCAAGCTCAGTTCGGCGTTCGGCTCACCTATTCGCCCTTCTTCCTTAAGGCGGTTACCGAGGCGCTGGTCGAGTATCCCATGATGAACGCTTCTATCGAGGGCGACAAGATCATTGTCCATAAGTACGTGAACTTAGGCGTTGCTGTGGCCTTGGGCGCCAAAGGCGAGGGCGGCTTGGTCGTGCCGGTCATTCGAGACGCTCACAAGAAGAGTTTGATCGATTTGGCGAAAGATTTGGAAGAGTTGGCGAAGAAGGCGCGGGAGAGCCGGATTACGACCAACGACCTGATGGGCGGCACGTTTACCGTTACGAACACAGGCACTTATGGCGCATTGATCGGGACTCCCATTATCAACGCGCCGCAATCGGCGGTTATGGGCACATATGCGATCGTCAAGCAGCCGGTGGCTATCGACGATATGATTGCAATCCGGTCGATGATGAACCTCTGCATGAGCTACGATCACCGCTTGATCGACGGCATGTATGCGGGACAGTTCCTAAAACGGGTAAAATCCCTTATCGAAGAATTCGACTTTTTCAAATAG
- a CDS encoding alpha-ketoacid dehydrogenase subunit beta: MVEMTFLQGIRQAIWEEMQRDSSVFVLGEDIGRLGGAFLVTDGFLNEFGSDRVIDTPISEALIVGTAVGAAAMGKRPVAEMQFMDFISCGFDQVVNVAATFRYRSGGTVSMPIVIRGPSGGYVGGSLYHSQQFESWFFHVPGLKVVQPAFAEDAYGLMKASIRDNNPVLFYEHKWLYRRIKGQIPGPDQDFIVRLGEAAIRRPGDHITIVAYGAMVHFSLEAAEVLAGEGISCEVIDLRTVKPLDMETVLGSLAKTNKALIVYESPKTGGVGAEIAAQIAEAGFDLLDGPVMRVAARDSFVPFAEPLEKYVLPSVEEIIEAARTLHRY; encoded by the coding sequence ATGGTCGAAATGACCTTTCTACAAGGCATTCGGCAAGCGATCTGGGAGGAGATGCAGCGCGATTCGAGCGTCTTTGTTTTGGGCGAGGACATCGGTCGTCTGGGCGGCGCGTTTCTGGTAACCGACGGATTCTTAAACGAGTTTGGATCCGATCGAGTGATCGACACGCCGATTTCAGAGGCGCTGATCGTGGGCACGGCGGTCGGCGCGGCGGCCATGGGGAAGCGACCTGTCGCCGAGATGCAGTTTATGGACTTTATCTCGTGCGGCTTCGATCAAGTGGTCAATGTCGCGGCGACTTTTCGTTATCGTTCGGGCGGTACGGTTTCGATGCCGATCGTCATCCGCGGTCCTTCGGGCGGCTATGTGGGCGGCAGCCTTTATCACAGCCAGCAGTTCGAGTCTTGGTTCTTCCACGTGCCGGGTCTTAAGGTCGTTCAGCCTGCATTTGCCGAGGATGCTTATGGATTGATGAAGGCGTCGATTAGGGACAACAATCCAGTGTTATTCTACGAACACAAGTGGCTCTATCGGCGAATCAAGGGCCAGATTCCTGGCCCGGATCAAGATTTCATCGTCCGATTGGGCGAGGCGGCCATCCGCCGCCCCGGCGATCACATCACGATCGTTGCATACGGCGCGATGGTGCACTTTTCTTTAGAGGCCGCTGAAGTTCTTGCTGGCGAAGGCATCTCTTGCGAGGTGATCGATCTGCGCACGGTCAAACCGTTGGACATGGAGACGGTGCTTGGCTCGCTGGCCAAGACGAACAAGGCGCTGATCGTGTACGAATCGCCTAAGACGGGCGGCGTGGGCGCCGAAATCGCCGCACAGATCGCCGAGGCTGGATTCGACCTCTTGGACGGACCGGTCATGCGGGTGGCGGCGCGCGATTCGTTCGTCCCGTTTGCCGAGCCGTTAGAGAAGTACGTGCTACCGAGCGTCGAGGAGATTATCGAGGCTGCGAGGACGCTTCACCGTTATTGA